The Buteo buteo chromosome 1, bButBut1.hap1.1, whole genome shotgun sequence sequence AGGCCTTGATTTACATCCCTGAAATCTCAAATTTAGCTATTACAATGAAGTCCTGTTGCACACAGAGCTGACTTTTTATCACCACTTAAAATCTAATTAATCCGTATTGAAGCACAAagatttctgttgtgttttagGGTGAGGGGTCATAGAGCCCTCTTTGTTCATCCTCAGGCTTGTAATCATCAGGCATTGGGATATAATTTTACCAAGCAAATTGGAAGGTAACGGATCAAATCCTTATCGGAAAGCCTAACTCATGGTTTAGTGAAGTCCTTCGTCCTTTATGTGAAACTTTATATGCGTGAAGaacaaaaaagtgtttcagagcTTACAAAGGGTTAATAGCAAGGGCTTATATTTGGGGCAGCAGAGAACTAAAATCATCATAGCTTCCACCATCACTCAAGGTAGCAGTTGTTACAGAACTGCTGGGGAGACCTTCCTCCTCAGGCTTTTAGGACTCTGCTCTTATAATGGCCTTGGTCTATCGACCAATGATGCAATTAAGTGGCATACTAGTCTCTCTATTGGGATGGGTCCTATCCTGTCTTACTACCTATTTACCCCAGTGGAAAAATCTTAACTTGGAACTGAATGAACTGGAGATCTGGACCATGGGACTCTGGCAAGCTTGTGTTGTCCAGGAAGAAGGGGGAATGCAGTGCAAGGACTTCGATTCTTTCCTAGCTTTGCCTCCAGAGCTCAGGATTTCTAggattttgatgtttttttccaatggattGGGGTTTTTGGGCCTCTTGCTCTCAGGATTTGGGTTGGACTGTTTGAAAATTGGTGAAAGCCAACAGGAACAAAAGAAACGCCTGTTGCTGTTTGGAGGATTGCTCTTCTGGATATCGGGGATTACAGCTATTGTCCCAGTTTCTTGGGTTGCCCATTCCACAGTCCAGGAATTCTGGGATGAGAATATACCAGATATTGTTCCCAGGTGGGATTTTGGGGAAGCATTATTTGTTGGCTGGCTTGCTGGATTTTGTCTTATATTAGGAGGATCCCTACTCAATTGCACAATCTGTTCAACTGAAGTCCATCCATCTTCGGTCCATTACGCAGTACCAGAACAGCAAGATCAGTGTCAACATGTGGAAACTGAAACTAGGCCTTAAAATGGAAGGTTTTAAACAGTACAGAAAGACTGCCCTATCTTTTTCAAACCCTAGCGCAAGCCAGAAGCTTGTTCCAGTAGTAATTCAAAGGACTCTTTGTTACTTAGCTGATTTCCTAAACTTATGTCTGTTTTTTCCCATAACTGGTATTGGAAGATGGTGTGTTTTCTCACCTGCTTTCTCACCTGTTTAAAACTTTGTTTCACAGCAGAATGCTGAAGTTTTCATAGACTATGCAGAAAaggtgcttttgctttctcaagTGCACTGTAAAATCCCgaaaatgaatatgtatgttCTCTTACAGCTTGGCTTTTAACCAAAATATGCTTCCTTTTCATACACAACCAATTAAATGAGCCTCAAAGCTTGATTCCCTGTTGCAATTTTCCACTTGCCTAATGCAGTGAGGTACAGACTTGCGTTTTTACATCCGGAACAGTCTAAATACATGCATTGCAtcaaattgtttttctgtgtacTTGGAAATTGTTGTGCTAAGGAAACTGTAGGTTTCTGAAATTCTAGCAAGCTTTGCAGATGTCTTTTTGTGCATGGGGTGTTACAGGGTAGGTGCTTCATACCCAGTAAGTAAATTGCGTTTTCCCAGTCTAGCACATTAAGCTGCCCATAGAAGTTATTCTAAGTGTTTCCGGCACCTGCATACTTTATGCATCAAATATGGGCtgagaaatgctgctttaaaaaatacttacacAATTTTCTTCCGATACAGGTACTGAGGCATGCATCCCATCAAAGGCTCATTAAGCTCCATTCACTTACAGTAACATGTTGCTCTGAACGGGTAACCCTGGACTTTAAACAAATGATATTTAACTGGCCACAAAGCAGACAGCTTCATTTGCTCTAAGTAGAAATGTACCAATGTGGcattaaaacttaatttaaaaacaaactgtgaGATGCCAAAACTAGCAGAACTGTTGTAAGGCTTTAGCAGACTgatggaaagcaaaatatatgcttttcttaaaaaaaaaccacaaacccaaaactaaTGAAAGGTGAGCCTAGCTGTGGCCACACCCTTCAGGTACTAGTTTACCACACTACTTCCCTGTCCCCCAAACACTGCAGGTGGAACCAGGCACCACaaagcaggagggggaggagtaCTTCATGCTTTATAAAGCAGtgttttaacttttgtttaTGTTCAGTATGACAAAGAATTGAACAGTGTCCGCAAAAGTGAGTGGTTTAGAGCTTCTGTGAGTGTTAAAAATGAACTCAGTCCACAGGCACAGGCTACAGTCAGCTGGATTTCTGTTGTCTGTACTAGGATGGGTTTTAACTGGTACCTGTATTTatcaggctggaaaaaaatctcaacttAGACTTAAATGTACTGGAGCTTTGGACCATGGGACTCTGGCAAACCTGTGTAGTCCAAGATGTAGGAGGAACACAGTGTAAAGACTTTGattctttcctggttttgccTCTAGAATTCAAGATTTCCAGGATTTTAGTATCTACATCAAATGGGCTAGGACTTCTGAGCCTTGTGTGATCTCTAGTCTTGGTTTGGACTGCCTAAAGGTGGAGGATACAGCTGAAGCTGAAGAAACAGCTGTTACTACTTGGAGGAATACTCCTGTGGATGTCTGGAGTTCTGGCCCTAGTCCCTGTTTCTTGGGTTGCCCATACTATAATCCAGGAATTTTAGGATGAAGACATCCCAGAGATTGTGCCCAGATGGGAAGTAGGGGATGCACTGTTCAGTGGTTGGTTTGGTGGATTTTTTATAATTCTACGAGGATCTCTACTCCTCTCCACAATCTGCTTATCATCTGACCATCAATTACCAGAGCAGTATGCAATGGCAGATATGCAAGACACCCATCAACATCTGGAAACCGGAAacagaagactttttaaaagggTAGATATCAGGTTTTCAGATTTCTTACTCTTGCATAACAGTAAGAAAGGTCTACTGAACAGATAGGTTACTGTTTACAAGATCGGGGTGGGAGGATGGCTTCTTACAAAGTAGTTCCTTTAATCACTACTTACCTTCaattttaattaacattaattGATGAGCTATGGAGATTTAAGTCACCACTGTAATTCTCCAAAATCTGATCACTTGCAGATGTTGTTTTTGtaggtttttggttggtttttttgttttgtttttaggaTAAGCGAGTATAAAATTTTTAATCTCTAGGCATGCACAGAGACTTGACCATATTTTAAATGGCTGAACGCTTACTGGGGCTGCTTTGAACAATgtcttttttacaaaaatattagtTTAAGTCCTGAAAGTTTGTAGTGTCAGTTCAACATGCATTACAAAAACCTAATACAGTACAGCCCCGAATGAAGTTCCCTGGACTTGCATCATTTACAGGAAACTAAATGTTCTCAGACATAGTGTCATGTAATGCAAGATCCTccattgtgtgtgtgtgtgtgagagagagagagagaatgattGAACATATCCCTGCACAATCTCTCTCTAAGGAAAGCCAGTATTTCTGAATAATAATGAGATGTTGTCCAGTGGAGAGTTGACCATGTTCATTGCTATTGTAGCTTTTACTTCATGAATATGACGAACTAACAAAGTATATGAATCAGTTTCTATATAACTCATCCTAAGACATGTCAGTGATTGATGTGAACTTTCTAGAAATGGCAATGATTTTACACTGACAAAGCTGTAGCAGCCATCTGTTTCTGCAAAGAGCACATAAAGACATagaacagcaataaaagaattaaatcaAACACTGGTCTGGAAAAGAGCTttgttaaaaaatgtattttccaatCACTGAAACACATGGAAAGTGCAGAGACAAGTTAATCTATGTGATGTACTTGCATACTCTTACAGACAAAATTAGAGCAGAAACACATTCAGAATATAACCTGATTAAATATTTAGTTCAGTCCTGAGCATTTGATATTTAATACAGTATAAACATAgcaatagtaaaaaaaaaaatcttaaaattatttgatttgTGTTCTGTTACAGTTTCTGCTAAACTTTGCTCATTTGGCTAAATATTCTTGTACCAGTAATATTTAGATTTTGATATATGCAACTGCAGTGACATTGGTACCTGGAAACAGAACTAATTACATTTGTTATAACCTGCTGTGCAGAGTAAATTCCACTTCAAGAGtagtatttataattttaaactgATGGGGGTTTACTTGTATGTATTATTTTAGCTTATTCTATTGAGTGTTTCAAGTGTGAATAATCTGAATTAgtataaaacccccaaaactccaAACCCAGAAAATTCTTAAAAGCTGCCTACAAATATGTTCAACTTTACCAATCTGGAAAATGAGGAGCATGAATATGTTTAAgtctctcatttttaaatgagatttgCAAGCTAAAGCCAGCAATACTTAAATTTTGACCTCACCTCAAGCTTACAAATCAGAcaataatacttttttaaaaaaatattcaacatgTGAGGAGAAACAGCTAATCTAGCAAGAATTTAGACagttctaaatatttttcacattgcATACTTagtgtcaaatatttttatggccAGAACTGAACTATATTAAACAGAACATAAATAagactgtaaataaataaaagaaaaatcataaagTACACCTCTAAACATCATTCTACAAACAACTTATATAATCAAATTGAGAAGTTGAAACTGTCAACCTTCATTTTACCTCTACATTAAATAAttccagatttgtttttttttttttttaaattgacctTTCAAACATGAATGTTATCTCAaacccaagaaacaaaaaacaaatgggGCATTCATAAAGGATGTTCAATCAGTCATCTTGCCCAAAATAGCATGTTTGGCTATACATTTAAGTGAACTGATGTATTTGTGCATAAGAAAACCCTTAGGTGTTACACAGACCTCTCATCACAGAATTGTCACTTTGAATTCAAAGACAGCTGCTACCACAGTGTAGTTAtatttgcttgcattttctCACCAAGTAATTATAGCCTTTTGAAAGATGAAGTCCATGCATATGTGGCTTGTTGCTTGGGGAAGAAAACTTTAGCCAGTGAATTAAATACA is a genomic window containing:
- the LOC142037369 gene encoding claudin-22-like → MALVYRPMMQLSGILVSLLGWVLSCLTTYLPQWKNLNLELNELEIWTMGLWQACVVQEEGGMQCKDFDSFLALPPELRISRILMFFSNGLGFLGLLLSGFGLDCLKIGESQQEQKKRLLLFGGLLFWISGITAIVPVSWVAHSTVQEFWDENIPDIVPRWDFGEALFVGWLAGFCLILGGSLLNCTICSTEVHPSSVHYAVPEQQDQCQHVETETRP